A window of the Motilibacter rhizosphaerae genome harbors these coding sequences:
- a CDS encoding CHAT domain-containing protein, whose product MDGTLLPQAEELLARLDRDPQGAGRAARELVARSRRAGELAASSVAGRAAGVAAMQTGELTEAGSLLEGARLDGTRAGRPDLAAKAQMSLAFVLARRGDATGSLSLVEQALAALTGHDRSQALAQRGGIHHQFDVLDRALEDYAAALPVLRLHEDWVWVQRVLCNRGLLHVYRGDLHAAELDLVSAVAICREHGLDLQLAFALENLAFLHARAGDVPQALRRLEEAEDAHVALGADASTVLLDRAELLLAVGVAEEARHVAERAVAGLARSRWSGSRAQAQLLLAEACLRSGDLPAAQRAAAGAAAAFRRQQRPEWEAVAQQLQLRCRLAAGGRVSAYVLGGIADRLDGAGWRVPALDTRLLAARVALEKGDAKHARALLRAPGGVRRTGPVDLRARAWHVEALLRLADGRPAAALAALRAGVALVEEHQATMGAADLRSSVSSHRAELVDLGLALCLDAGRAREVLRWAERGRATALLTRPLRPPADDVLAARLVELRAAVAELEEAREAGTDLAALQRRQAALEREVRDRARLVPGSAVAVQHPSVSDLASALGERALVEYVESRGELHAVTVVGGRARLTALGPVQPVLDLLAHVPLALQRLTRRSASERANDAARALLADVGARLDALLVAPLAGQVGDRPLVVVPSAALHCLPWALLPSCLGRPLTVSPSAALWFRAALRPPRTGGVTVVAGPGLPGAEDEARQVAALHPGARLLTGAEASVASVSEALLSSGTLHVAAHGTFRGDNALFSHLRLADGPLTVYDLEALHSAPGLVVLAACDAARAWVCLGDEVLGLAAAFLGMGTGTLIAALVPVVDSAVAPLMVALHQLLRAGVSPANALATVQRDALARGDAAEIAAALGLVCLGADVAALPAQRVSPEAGAPALQRIS is encoded by the coding sequence GTGGACGGCACCCTCCTGCCGCAGGCCGAGGAACTGCTGGCGCGGCTCGATCGCGACCCTCAGGGGGCAGGGCGCGCCGCGCGCGAGCTCGTCGCCCGCAGCCGGAGGGCCGGCGAGCTGGCGGCCTCGTCCGTCGCAGGCCGGGCCGCAGGGGTCGCGGCGATGCAGACGGGCGAGCTCACCGAGGCCGGCAGCCTGCTCGAGGGCGCCCGCCTCGACGGGACCCGGGCGGGGCGCCCGGACCTCGCGGCGAAGGCGCAGATGAGCCTGGCCTTCGTGCTCGCGCGGCGCGGTGACGCCACCGGCTCGCTCTCCCTCGTCGAGCAGGCGCTCGCTGCGCTCACCGGGCACGACCGGTCGCAGGCGCTGGCGCAGCGGGGCGGCATCCACCACCAGTTCGACGTGCTGGACCGGGCCCTCGAGGACTACGCGGCCGCTCTGCCCGTCCTGCGCCTGCACGAGGACTGGGTCTGGGTCCAGCGCGTCCTCTGCAACCGCGGGCTGCTGCACGTCTACCGCGGGGACCTCCACGCCGCTGAGCTGGACCTGGTGTCGGCCGTGGCCATCTGCCGGGAGCACGGGCTCGACCTCCAGCTCGCCTTCGCCCTGGAGAACCTCGCCTTCCTCCATGCGCGAGCCGGCGACGTCCCGCAGGCCCTGCGCCGGCTGGAGGAGGCGGAGGACGCCCACGTGGCGCTCGGCGCCGACGCCAGCACCGTCCTGCTCGACCGGGCTGAACTCCTCCTGGCCGTGGGCGTGGCCGAGGAGGCGCGCCACGTCGCGGAGCGCGCGGTCGCCGGGCTCGCCCGCTCGCGCTGGTCGGGTTCCCGTGCCCAGGCCCAGCTCCTCCTCGCCGAGGCCTGCCTGCGCAGCGGCGACCTCCCCGCCGCCCAGCGCGCCGCCGCCGGAGCCGCCGCCGCCTTCCGGCGCCAGCAGCGGCCGGAGTGGGAGGCGGTCGCCCAGCAGCTCCAGCTGCGCTGCCGGCTCGCCGCGGGCGGCCGGGTGTCGGCGTACGTCCTCGGTGGCATCGCCGACCGGCTCGACGGCGCCGGGTGGCGCGTCCCGGCCCTCGACACCCGGCTGCTGGCGGCGCGCGTCGCGCTGGAGAAGGGCGATGCGAAGCACGCCCGGGCGCTGCTGCGCGCTCCCGGGGGCGTCCGGCGTACGGGCCCGGTCGACCTGCGCGCCCGCGCCTGGCACGTCGAGGCGCTGCTCCGCCTCGCCGACGGCCGACCCGCGGCCGCGCTCGCCGCGCTGCGCGCCGGGGTGGCCCTCGTGGAGGAGCACCAGGCGACGATGGGGGCGGCCGACCTGCGCAGCTCGGTCTCGTCGCACCGGGCCGAGCTCGTCGACCTGGGCCTGGCCCTCTGCCTCGACGCCGGCCGTGCGCGCGAGGTGCTGCGCTGGGCCGAGCGCGGACGCGCGACCGCGCTGCTCACCCGCCCACTGCGCCCGCCCGCGGATGACGTCCTCGCCGCGCGCCTGGTCGAGCTGCGTGCCGCCGTCGCGGAGCTGGAGGAGGCGCGTGAGGCGGGGACCGACCTGGCCGCGCTGCAGCGGCGCCAGGCCGCATTGGAGCGCGAGGTCCGCGACCGCGCCCGGCTGGTGCCGGGATCGGCGGTCGCGGTGCAGCACCCGTCGGTCTCGGACCTCGCCAGCGCGCTGGGCGAGCGTGCGCTGGTGGAGTACGTCGAGTCCCGCGGCGAGCTGCACGCCGTCACGGTGGTCGGCGGCCGGGCACGGCTGACCGCGCTCGGCCCGGTGCAGCCCGTCCTCGACCTGCTCGCCCACGTCCCGCTCGCCCTCCAGCGGCTGACCCGCCGCTCGGCGTCCGAGCGGGCCAACGACGCCGCCCGCGCGCTGCTCGCCGACGTCGGGGCGCGGCTCGACGCGCTGCTCGTGGCGCCCCTCGCCGGCCAGGTCGGGGACCGCCCGCTCGTCGTCGTCCCGAGCGCTGCGCTGCACTGCCTGCCGTGGGCGCTGCTCCCCTCGTGCCTCGGGCGCCCGCTCACGGTCTCGCCGTCCGCGGCGCTGTGGTTCCGGGCGGCGCTGCGGCCACCGCGTACCGGCGGGGTGACGGTCGTCGCCGGACCCGGCCTGCCGGGCGCGGAGGACGAGGCGCGGCAGGTGGCCGCGCTGCACCCAGGGGCGCGGCTGCTCACGGGCGCCGAGGCCTCCGTCGCGTCCGTCAGCGAGGCCCTGCTGAGCTCGGGCACCCTGCACGTCGCGGCGCACGGGACCTTCCGCGGCGACAACGCGCTCTTCTCGCACCTGCGCCTCGCGGACGGCCCGCTCACGGTCTACGACCTCGAGGCGCTGCACAGCGCGCCCGGCCTCGTCGTGCTCGCGGCCTGCGACGCCGCCCGAGCCTGGGTGTGCCTCGGCGACGAGGTCCTCGGCCTCGCTGCGGCGTTCCTCGGCATGGGGACGGGCACGCTCATCGCGGCGCTCGTCCCGGTCGTCGACAGCGCAGTCGCCCCGCTCATGGTGGCCCTGCACCAGCTGCTGCGGGCGGGGGTCTCGCCCGCGAACGCCCTCGCGACCGTCCAGCGCGACGCGCTCGCCCGTGGAGACGCGGCGGAGATCGCCGCCGCGCTCGGGCTCGTCTGCCTCGGCGCCGATGTCGCTGCACTGCCGGCACAACGCGTGAGCCCGGAAGCAGGAGCGCCTGCGCTGCAGCGCATCTCGTAG
- the kdpF gene encoding K(+)-transporting ATPase subunit F, whose translation MTVADTVGLVVAVGLVAYLVVALLFPERF comes from the coding sequence GTGACCGTCGCCGACACCGTCGGGCTCGTCGTCGCCGTCGGGCTGGTCGCGTACCTCGTGGTCGCCCTGCTCTTCCCCGAACGGTTCTGA
- the kdpA gene encoding potassium-transporting ATPase subunit KdpA codes for MSETVPFLLTAGSLVLVLALAHRPLGDYMARVYSSPRHLRLERGVYRLVGVDPDGEQRWPVYLRALLAFSAVSVLALYLLQRVQEHLPLSLGFAAITPDQAFDTAASFVTNTNWQSYSGEAAMGHLTQMAGLAVQNFVSAAVGMAVAVALIRGFARSRTDRLGNFWVDLTRTCLRILLPLSLVAAVVLVALGAVQNLHGFTEAHTLAGATQAVPGGPVASQEAIKELGTNGGGFYNANSAHPFENPTAFSNWFEILLLLVIPFSLPRTFGRLVGDLRQGYAVVATMGAIWLVAVAAMFTVESMHHGAVPSAVGASMEGKETRFGVGASSLFAVSTTMTSTGAVDSFHDSFTSLGGGITLFDMQLGEITPGGTGSGLYGILVLAIVAVFLAGLMVGRTPEYLGKKLAPREMKLASLYILVTPAVALIGTGLALALTGPRGSILNPGAHGLSEVLYAFTSAANNNGSAFGGISVNTHFYNTALGIAMLAGRFLPIVFVLALAGSLARQVPVPATEGTLPTHRPLFVALLGGTIVIVTGLTYLPALALGPLAEGLHR; via the coding sequence ATGAGCGAGACGGTCCCCTTCCTCCTCACCGCGGGCTCGCTCGTGCTCGTGCTGGCCCTGGCGCACCGGCCCCTCGGCGACTACATGGCCCGGGTCTACTCCTCGCCGCGACACCTGCGCCTCGAGCGCGGCGTCTACCGCCTCGTCGGCGTGGACCCCGACGGCGAGCAGCGCTGGCCGGTGTACCTGCGTGCCCTGCTTGCCTTCTCGGCCGTCAGCGTGCTCGCGCTCTACCTGCTCCAGCGCGTCCAGGAGCACCTCCCGCTCTCGCTGGGCTTCGCTGCCATCACCCCGGACCAGGCGTTCGATACCGCCGCGTCGTTCGTGACGAACACGAACTGGCAGTCGTACTCCGGTGAGGCCGCGATGGGCCACCTCACGCAGATGGCCGGCCTGGCCGTGCAGAACTTCGTCTCGGCTGCGGTGGGCATGGCCGTCGCCGTCGCGCTCATCCGCGGCTTCGCCCGGTCGCGTACGGACCGGCTGGGCAACTTCTGGGTCGACCTCACCCGCACCTGCCTGCGCATCCTGCTGCCCCTCTCGCTGGTCGCCGCGGTCGTGCTCGTCGCGCTCGGCGCGGTGCAGAACCTCCACGGCTTCACCGAAGCCCACACCCTGGCAGGAGCGACGCAGGCCGTCCCCGGCGGGCCGGTCGCGTCGCAGGAGGCCATCAAGGAGCTCGGCACCAACGGCGGCGGCTTCTACAACGCGAACTCCGCCCACCCCTTCGAGAACCCGACGGCCTTCAGCAACTGGTTCGAGATCCTGCTGCTGCTGGTGATCCCGTTCAGCCTGCCGCGCACCTTCGGCCGACTCGTCGGCGACCTCCGCCAGGGGTACGCCGTGGTCGCGACCATGGGCGCCATCTGGCTCGTCGCCGTCGCGGCGATGTTCACGGTGGAGTCGATGCACCACGGCGCGGTGCCGAGTGCGGTCGGCGCGAGCATGGAGGGCAAGGAGACCCGCTTCGGCGTCGGCGCTTCGTCGCTCTTCGCGGTCAGCACGACGATGACCTCCACCGGCGCGGTCGACTCGTTCCACGACTCGTTCACGTCATTGGGCGGCGGCATCACGCTGTTCGACATGCAGCTGGGCGAGATCACGCCCGGAGGCACGGGTTCTGGCCTCTACGGCATCCTCGTGCTCGCGATCGTCGCGGTCTTCCTCGCCGGGCTGATGGTGGGCCGCACCCCGGAGTACCTCGGCAAGAAGCTCGCCCCGCGCGAGATGAAGCTCGCGTCGCTCTACATCCTCGTGACACCCGCGGTCGCGCTCATCGGCACCGGGCTCGCCCTGGCCCTCACAGGTCCGCGCGGCTCGATCCTCAACCCGGGAGCGCACGGGCTGTCGGAAGTGCTCTACGCCTTCACCTCCGCGGCCAACAACAACGGCAGCGCGTTCGGCGGCATCAGCGTCAACACGCACTTCTACAACACCGCGCTCGGCATCGCGATGCTCGCGGGCCGGTTCCTGCCGATCGTCTTCGTGCTGGCCCTCGCGGGTTCCCTCGCCCGGCAGGTCCCCGTCCCCGCGACGGAGGGGACGCTGCCGACGCACCGTCCGCTGTTCGTCGCGCTGCTCGGCGGGACCATCGTCATCGTCACCGGACTCACCTACCTCCCGGCCCTGGCCCTCGGCCCGCTCGCCGAGGGACTCCACCGGTGA
- the kdpB gene encoding potassium-transporting ATPase subunit KdpB, with translation MSTTTPVRPTTEGTPEAPHPQRLAAGLLDPALLLTSLPDALRKLDPRVMARNPVMLVVEVGSVVTTAIALTDPSVFAWVITAWLWLTVVFANLAEAVAEGRGKAQADTLRAARTEAVARRLAPDGTSEEVAGTDLRVGDRVVVEAGQVIPGDGDVVEGVASVDESAITGESAPVIRESGGDRSAVTGGTRVLSDRIVVRITSKPGETFLDRMIALVEGAARQKTPNEIALNILLASLTIVFLLAVVTLQPLAAYSGAKQSLVILVALLVCLIPTTIGALLSAIGIAGMDRLVQRNVLAMSGRAVEAAGDVSTLLLDKTGTITLGDRQASELLPVHGVRGEELAAAALLASLADETPEGRSIVTLARQAVQQEEALSSSTFVPFTAQTRMSGVDLPVAGGTREVRKGASAAVISWARERHAVIPAEVGGTVDAIAAAGGTPLVVAESGPAGARILGVVHLKDVVKPGMRARFDELRAMGIRTVMITGDNPLTAASIAAEAGVDDFLAEATPEDKMALIKREQQGGKLVAMTGDGTNDAPALAQADVGVAMNTGTSAAKEAGNMVDLDSDPTKLIEIVEIGKQLLITRGALTTFSLANDIAKYFAILPAMFAARFPGLDRLNVMQLHSPESAITSAVVFNALVIIALIPLALRGVRYRPSSASALLQRNLLVFGVGGVIAPFVGIKLLDLLLQYLPGIA, from the coding sequence ATGAGCACCACCACACCCGTACGCCCGACGACGGAGGGGACGCCGGAAGCGCCTCACCCGCAGCGGCTCGCCGCCGGGCTGCTCGACCCCGCCCTGCTGCTCACCTCGCTGCCGGACGCCCTGCGCAAGCTCGACCCGCGCGTCATGGCCCGCAACCCGGTCATGCTCGTCGTCGAGGTGGGCTCCGTCGTCACCACGGCGATCGCGCTCACGGACCCCAGTGTCTTCGCCTGGGTCATCACCGCCTGGCTCTGGCTCACGGTCGTCTTCGCCAACCTCGCCGAGGCCGTCGCCGAGGGGCGCGGCAAGGCGCAGGCGGACACCCTGCGCGCGGCGCGTACCGAGGCCGTCGCCCGGCGGCTCGCTCCGGACGGCACCAGCGAGGAGGTCGCCGGCACGGACCTGCGCGTGGGCGACCGCGTCGTCGTCGAGGCGGGGCAGGTCATCCCGGGTGACGGTGACGTCGTGGAGGGCGTGGCGAGCGTCGACGAGTCGGCCATCACCGGCGAGTCGGCCCCGGTCATCCGCGAGTCGGGCGGCGACCGCTCGGCCGTGACCGGCGGCACCCGCGTGCTGTCCGACCGCATCGTCGTGCGCATCACCAGCAAGCCGGGCGAGACCTTCCTCGACCGCATGATCGCGCTCGTCGAGGGCGCCGCGCGGCAGAAGACCCCGAACGAGATCGCGCTCAACATCCTGCTGGCCAGCCTCACGATCGTGTTCCTGCTGGCCGTCGTGACGCTGCAGCCGCTCGCGGCGTACTCCGGGGCGAAGCAGTCGCTCGTCATCCTCGTCGCCCTGCTCGTCTGCCTCATCCCGACGACCATCGGTGCGCTGCTCTCCGCCATCGGCATCGCGGGGATGGACCGGCTGGTGCAGCGCAACGTCCTCGCCATGTCGGGCCGCGCGGTCGAGGCCGCGGGTGACGTGAGCACCCTGCTGCTGGACAAGACCGGCACCATCACCCTCGGCGACCGGCAGGCGAGCGAGCTGCTCCCCGTCCACGGCGTACGCGGTGAGGAGCTCGCCGCCGCCGCGCTCCTCGCGAGCCTCGCGGACGAGACGCCGGAGGGACGCTCGATCGTCACGCTCGCGCGGCAGGCAGTCCAGCAGGAGGAAGCCCTCAGCAGCAGCACGTTCGTCCCCTTCACCGCGCAGACGCGCATGTCCGGCGTCGACCTCCCTGTCGCCGGAGGGACGCGCGAGGTGCGCAAGGGCGCCTCTGCCGCGGTCATCTCCTGGGCGCGCGAGCGGCACGCGGTCATCCCCGCCGAGGTCGGCGGGACGGTCGACGCCATCGCCGCCGCAGGAGGTACGCCGCTGGTCGTCGCCGAGTCCGGCCCCGCCGGGGCCCGCATCCTCGGCGTCGTCCACCTCAAGGACGTCGTCAAGCCCGGCATGCGCGCGCGCTTCGACGAGCTGCGGGCCATGGGGATCCGTACGGTGATGATCACGGGCGACAACCCGCTCACCGCGGCGTCCATCGCGGCTGAGGCCGGCGTCGACGACTTCCTCGCCGAGGCCACGCCCGAGGACAAGATGGCGCTCATCAAGCGCGAGCAGCAGGGCGGCAAGCTCGTCGCGATGACCGGTGACGGCACCAACGACGCCCCCGCGCTGGCCCAGGCCGACGTCGGGGTGGCGATGAACACCGGCACGTCGGCCGCGAAGGAGGCCGGCAACATGGTCGACCTCGACTCCGACCCGACGAAGCTCATCGAGATCGTCGAGATCGGCAAGCAGCTGCTCATCACCCGCGGGGCGCTGACGACGTTCTCGCTGGCCAACGACATCGCGAAGTACTTCGCGATCCTGCCAGCGATGTTCGCGGCGAGGTTCCCCGGGCTCGACCGGCTCAACGTCATGCAGCTGCACAGCCCGGAGTCCGCCATCACCTCGGCGGTCGTCTTCAACGCCCTCGTCATCATCGCGCTGATCCCGCTCGCCCTGCGCGGCGTGCGCTACCGCCCGTCGTCCGCGTCGGCGCTGCTGCAGCGCAACCTGCTCGTCTTCGGCGTCGGCGGCGTCATCGCGCCGTTCGTCGGCATCAAGCTGCTCGACCTCCTCCTCCAGTACCTCCCCGGGATCGCCTGA
- the kdpC gene encoding potassium-transporting ATPase subunit KdpC has protein sequence MTTLIAAPAVAPSEGTTRASWGPQLLAGLRALLVLTAVLGIAYPLAITGFAQLAFHDRADGSLVHRDGQVVGSRLLGQGFTGPQWFHPRPSAAGKDGYDGTASGASNLGPENPTLLQQVQQRRTAAAAADGVPAASVPPDALTASGSGLDPDISPAYAREQVGRVAEARGLDPAVVRRLVEQHVQGRQLGFLGEPHVNVLDLDLALAALPRQ, from the coding sequence ATGACCACGCTCATCGCCGCCCCAGCCGTCGCCCCCTCGGAGGGCACCACCCGGGCGAGCTGGGGGCCGCAGCTCCTCGCCGGGCTCCGCGCCCTGCTCGTGCTGACAGCCGTGCTCGGCATCGCCTACCCCCTGGCCATCACGGGGTTCGCCCAGCTCGCCTTCCACGACCGGGCGGACGGCTCGCTCGTGCACCGCGACGGGCAGGTCGTGGGATCCCGGCTGCTGGGCCAGGGCTTCACCGGCCCGCAGTGGTTCCACCCGCGCCCGTCCGCCGCCGGCAAGGACGGCTACGACGGCACCGCGAGCGGAGCCTCCAACCTCGGGCCCGAGAACCCGACGCTCCTGCAGCAGGTCCAGCAGCGCAGGACTGCAGCAGCAGCCGCCGACGGAGTCCCGGCCGCGTCCGTACCTCCTGACGCCCTCACCGCGAGCGGGTCGGGCCTCGACCCCGACATCTCCCCGGCCTACGCCCGCGAGCAGGTCGGCCGCGTCGCGGAGGCCCGCGGCCTCGACCCCGCCGTCGTGCGGCGCCTGGTCGAGCAGCACGTGCAGGGCCGCCAGCTCGGCTTCCTCGGCGAGCCCCACGTCAACGTGCTCGACCTGGACCTCGCCCTCGCGGCGCTCCCCCGGCAGTAG
- a CDS encoding DUF4118 domain-containing protein codes for MPRGSLRIYLGAAPGVGKTYAMLGEAHRRIERGTRVVVGIVETHGRPHTAAMLDGLPTVPRREVQHRGSTFEEMDLAAVLAAEPELVLVDELAHTNVPGSGHEKRWQDVEELLAAGVDVLTTVNVQHLESLNDVVAKITGAVQRETVPDAVVRRADQVQLVDSTPEALRRRMAHGNIYPPERVDAALSNYFRPSNVAALRELALLWLADEVDDGLQQQRTELGVTQTWETRERIVVALSGGPEGETLLRRAARIASRTRGAELLAVYVARSDGLAAGSPAALARQRALVESLAGTYHVLVGDDVAHSLLQFARAENATQLVLGTSRRSRLGQLLGGVGVSAALLRRADDIDVHVVTHEHTGGRLRLPRLTTGVDLRRRVWGLVLSVALPALLTLALVPLRGSLNLTSDALAYLLAVVGVALVGGAVPAAVAALLSTALLNWEFTPPLHTFTIAERNNVLAVLVFLVVGGAVSAVVDLAARRTSQAARASAEAATLSAVAGSVLRGESALPALLDRLRDTFGMSAVALLERGEEGWGRVAGEGPERPEDADVSVPAGDRVVLALRGRPLPAEDRRVLGAFAAQAAVALERERLAATAEQAETVREADRVRTALLAAVGHDLRTPLAAAKAAVATLRAADLELDAADEAELLESAEESLDRLARLVTGLLDLSRLQAGALSVHLADVALDEVVPLALDSLGAEPGAVSVDVPATLPAVRADGALLERVLANLVSNALRYAPAGSPPLLTASAHADRVEVRVVDRGPGVRAEDRERIFAAFQRLGDTDNTTGVGLGLALSRGLAEAMGGSLLPEDTPGGGLTMLLVLRAVPSAP; via the coding sequence GTGCCACGCGGGAGCCTCCGGATCTACCTCGGCGCCGCCCCCGGCGTCGGCAAGACGTACGCGATGCTCGGCGAGGCGCACCGACGCATCGAGCGCGGGACGCGCGTCGTCGTCGGGATCGTGGAGACGCACGGGCGGCCGCACACCGCGGCGATGCTGGACGGCCTGCCCACCGTGCCCCGCCGCGAGGTCCAGCACCGTGGCAGCACGTTCGAGGAGATGGACCTCGCCGCGGTGCTGGCCGCCGAGCCCGAGCTCGTGCTGGTGGACGAGCTCGCGCACACGAACGTCCCCGGCTCGGGGCACGAGAAGCGCTGGCAGGACGTCGAGGAGCTCCTCGCCGCGGGCGTGGACGTCCTCACGACGGTCAACGTGCAGCACCTGGAGTCGCTCAACGACGTCGTCGCGAAGATCACGGGGGCGGTGCAGCGGGAGACCGTCCCCGACGCGGTCGTCCGGCGCGCGGACCAGGTGCAGCTCGTCGACTCGACCCCCGAGGCCCTGCGCAGACGCATGGCCCACGGCAACATCTACCCGCCGGAGCGCGTCGATGCGGCGCTGTCGAACTACTTCCGCCCCAGCAACGTCGCGGCCCTGCGCGAGCTCGCCCTGCTCTGGCTGGCCGACGAGGTGGACGACGGGCTGCAGCAGCAGCGTACGGAGCTGGGCGTCACGCAGACCTGGGAGACGCGCGAGCGGATCGTCGTCGCGCTGAGCGGCGGACCCGAGGGCGAGACCCTGCTCCGGCGGGCCGCGCGCATCGCCTCGCGCACCCGCGGCGCCGAGCTCCTCGCGGTCTACGTCGCTCGTTCCGACGGCCTGGCAGCGGGTTCTCCCGCCGCGCTGGCTCGGCAGCGCGCGCTCGTCGAGTCGCTCGCCGGGACGTACCACGTCCTCGTGGGGGACGACGTCGCCCACTCGCTGCTGCAGTTCGCCCGCGCGGAGAACGCGACCCAGCTCGTCCTCGGGACCAGCCGGCGGTCCCGGCTGGGGCAGCTGCTCGGAGGGGTCGGCGTGAGCGCCGCCCTGCTCCGCCGCGCCGACGACATCGACGTGCACGTCGTGACCCACGAGCACACGGGAGGCCGGCTCCGCCTGCCGCGGCTCACCACGGGCGTGGACCTGCGCCGCCGCGTGTGGGGTCTCGTGCTCTCCGTCGCCCTGCCCGCCCTGCTCACGCTCGCGCTCGTCCCGCTGCGCGGGTCGTTGAACCTCACGAGCGACGCCCTCGCGTACCTCCTCGCGGTGGTCGGCGTCGCGCTCGTCGGCGGTGCCGTCCCGGCGGCTGTCGCGGCGCTGCTGTCGACCGCGCTGCTCAACTGGGAGTTCACCCCGCCGCTGCACACCTTCACCATCGCCGAGCGCAACAACGTGCTGGCCGTGCTGGTCTTCCTCGTCGTCGGCGGTGCGGTCAGCGCCGTGGTGGACCTCGCGGCACGGCGGACCAGCCAGGCCGCGCGCGCCTCGGCGGAGGCCGCCACCCTGTCGGCCGTCGCCGGCAGCGTGCTGCGCGGCGAGAGCGCGCTGCCCGCCCTGCTCGACCGGCTGCGCGACACCTTCGGCATGAGCGCGGTCGCCCTGCTCGAGCGCGGCGAGGAGGGGTGGGGACGGGTCGCCGGCGAGGGCCCGGAGCGCCCGGAGGACGCCGACGTGTCCGTGCCCGCGGGCGACCGGGTCGTCCTCGCCCTGCGCGGCCGCCCGCTGCCCGCCGAGGACCGCCGCGTGCTCGGGGCGTTCGCCGCGCAGGCCGCCGTCGCGCTCGAGCGGGAGCGGCTGGCCGCGACCGCGGAGCAGGCCGAGACCGTGCGCGAGGCGGACCGGGTGCGCACCGCCCTGCTTGCCGCGGTCGGGCACGACCTGCGCACCCCGCTCGCGGCCGCGAAGGCCGCCGTCGCGACCCTGCGGGCGGCGGACCTCGAGCTCGACGCGGCGGACGAGGCCGAGCTGCTGGAGAGCGCCGAGGAGTCGCTCGACCGGCTCGCCCGCCTCGTCACGGGCCTGCTCGACCTCAGCCGGCTGCAGGCGGGCGCACTCAGCGTCCACCTCGCCGACGTCGCGCTCGACGAGGTCGTGCCGCTCGCGCTGGACAGCCTGGGCGCGGAGCCCGGTGCCGTGAGCGTCGACGTCCCCGCCACGCTTCCCGCCGTGCGCGCGGACGGGGCGCTGCTCGAGCGGGTGCTCGCCAACCTCGTCTCCAACGCCCTGCGGTACGCCCCGGCGGGCTCCCCGCCGCTGCTCACCGCGAGCGCGCACGCCGACCGGGTCGAGGTGCGCGTCGTCGACCGCGGCCCCGGCGTCCGCGCGGAGGACCGGGAGCGGATCTTCGCGGCGTTCCAGCGACTCGGCGACACCGACAACACGACGGGC